From the Deinococcus hopiensis KR-140 genome, one window contains:
- a CDS encoding alpha/beta fold hydrolase codes for MTLITRETGPQSSPTALLLHGAGVTGWTWREVTSHLPGRHVLAPDLPGLGQNASLGPFQITRAAEHLAGFIRDRAHEGRAHIVGHSLGGAVAAQLAAAHPEVIQSVTLIGVCAQPLPFTRALITLGTALVPLQPRLAVLQGRTLKLSPAEQALLVRDARALTRNTMRQVLTEGAQFRVPRGLAELGRPLLVLAGLREASVVRESALALAATAADSGAYGIPDGDHAWFARRPDLLAQVLERWWAGEVLPQELVPLRRQAQQLKAGPAAVLEQPVPSRSRFTR; via the coding sequence ATGACCCTCATCACCCGCGAAACAGGCCCCCAGTCCTCACCCACTGCCCTCCTCCTGCATGGAGCAGGTGTAACGGGCTGGACGTGGCGGGAAGTGACGTCACACCTGCCTGGCCGGCATGTCCTGGCCCCTGACCTGCCCGGGCTGGGTCAGAACGCCTCACTGGGGCCTTTCCAGATCACTCGCGCAGCCGAGCACCTTGCAGGATTCATTCGTGATCGGGCCCACGAGGGCCGCGCCCACATCGTCGGGCATTCGCTGGGCGGGGCGGTGGCGGCGCAACTGGCAGCAGCGCACCCTGAAGTCATTCAGAGCGTCACCCTGATCGGCGTCTGCGCTCAGCCCCTCCCCTTCACCCGTGCGCTGATCACGCTGGGGACGGCGCTGGTCCCACTCCAGCCCCGGCTCGCGGTCCTGCAAGGGCGGACCCTGAAGCTGTCGCCAGCAGAGCAGGCCCTGTTGGTGAGAGATGCCCGCGCCCTGACCCGGAACACCATGCGACAGGTGCTGACCGAAGGCGCACAGTTCCGAGTTCCCAGGGGTCTGGCTGAACTCGGCCGACCCCTGCTCGTGCTGGCAGGCCTGCGGGAAGCGTCGGTGGTACGGGAATCGGCGCTGGCCCTGGCTGCCACTGCTGCGGACAGCGGGGCGTACGGGATTCCGGACGGGGACCATGCCTGGTTTGCGCGGCGTCCGGATCTGCTCGCCCAGGTCCTGGAACGGTGGTGGGCCGGTGAGGTCCTGCCGCAGGAGCTCGTACCCTTGAGGAGGCAGGCCCAGCAATTGAAGGCTGGACCGGCAGCCGTCCTCGAACAGCCAGTGCCTTCCCGGTCTAGGTTCACACGCTGA
- a CDS encoding helix-turn-helix domain-containing protein translates to MATPAALHALGPHPTSPHPAAQGQAFLSLAGSLRFVFSWALARRKAHYAETQKTLSLQDLRAERTGLKKQEETARLKASDSPLLQSALQDCDRAVKNFFEKRGGSPGSGQTPGYPRFPHPRAGTGRREAPVRAEVWVGQVPQAGGGWALVRLAVRDA, encoded by the coding sequence ATGGCAACGCCTGCCGCTCTCCATGCGTTGGGCCCTCACCCTACTTCACCCCACCCGGCTGCTCAGGGGCAAGCCTTCCTGTCACTGGCCGGGAGTCTCCGCTTCGTGTTCAGCTGGGCACTCGCACGCCGGAAGGCGCACTATGCGGAAACCCAGAAGACGCTTTCCCTCCAAGACCTGCGTGCTGAACGGACGGGCCTGAAGAAGCAGGAAGAGACGGCGCGGCTCAAGGCGTCCGACAGCCCGCTTCTCCAGTCAGCCCTTCAGGACTGTGACCGGGCGGTCAAGAACTTCTTTGAGAAGCGGGGAGGTTCTCCCGGTTCGGGGCAAACACCGGGGTACCCCCGCTTTCCGCATCCCCGTGCGGGTACGGGCCGAAGGGAAGCGCCTGTACGTGCCGAAGTCTGGGTGGGTCAAGTTCCGCAAGCGGGAGGCGGATGGGCACTGGTGCGTCTCGCTGTTCGAGATGCCTGA
- a CDS encoding LysR family transcriptional regulator — translation MRLNPDYLVTFSVVAEYGNISRAAEALRLSQPAVSGQLRALQDLVGERLYNRTAYGITLTEAGEYLLTYARTIAVTLSSAAEHLESRRSRARPLRLGLSWMLGTAAVSMVTSAHAAGHEVRVTSGHSSHLLDALTAGTLDAALIVRPVGSLPAEVEAQRFSAEDLCLLVPAGHRLEVRGSTPLLAVGQDVFLWPMVGSTVAKHAERLLAEATLIPVVQFELGSLTAVREALVRGIGVTILPPSVAAAEVEAGLISPVLIEAPNVTVEYVVVTPTDVLARPASRRLGDLIMKSRQVHRLRSARP, via the coding sequence ATGCGGCTGAACCCGGATTACCTCGTGACGTTCAGCGTAGTGGCGGAGTACGGCAACATCAGCCGTGCAGCAGAAGCCCTCCGTCTCAGCCAACCGGCCGTCAGTGGGCAACTCAGGGCCCTTCAGGACCTCGTGGGAGAGCGGCTGTATAACCGCACCGCTTACGGAATCACCCTCACGGAAGCTGGCGAGTACCTTCTGACGTATGCCCGGACAATCGCTGTGACCCTTTCTAGCGCGGCAGAGCATTTGGAGTCCCGCCGCAGTCGAGCGCGGCCCTTACGGTTGGGGCTCTCCTGGATGCTGGGCACCGCCGCTGTCAGCATGGTGACCAGCGCTCATGCCGCTGGACATGAAGTGAGGGTTACCAGCGGTCATTCTTCGCACTTGCTGGACGCCCTCACGGCCGGAACTCTGGACGCGGCCCTGATTGTGCGGCCTGTCGGTTCTCTGCCCGCCGAAGTGGAAGCGCAACGGTTCAGTGCCGAGGATTTGTGCCTGCTGGTACCTGCTGGCCACCGCCTAGAAGTGCGCGGCTCCACACCCCTGCTCGCTGTAGGGCAGGATGTGTTCCTCTGGCCGATGGTGGGGTCCACCGTTGCCAAGCACGCGGAGCGACTGCTGGCAGAGGCCACTCTCATCCCCGTTGTGCAGTTTGAACTCGGCAGCCTCACGGCTGTGCGGGAAGCGTTGGTGCGGGGGATCGGCGTGACGATTCTCCCTCCAAGCGTCGCTGCGGCAGAGGTGGAGGCAGGCCTCATCAGTCCCGTGCTGATTGAAGCACCGAACGTTACTGTGGAGTACGTGGTGGTGACCCCAACCGACGTCCTGGCGCGCCCCGCGTCGCGGCGCCTGGGGGATCTAATTATGAAGTCCCGTCAGGTGCACCGTCTGCGCTCTGCTCGCCCATAA